The genomic interval TTGGTACCTGCCCTCTCTATTTCCCTTTTCTATTTCCCTCCTAAACTTTGTGCTTGACTTTAAATGACCCACACAACCCGCCCTCTCCAGCTGTTGCAGTCTAACGTTGCCCTGCTGTGCTCTTTCTCCTCCATTCTCCTCTGATCattttccctttccttttttctcctcttgctactcctcctcctcctcctttaaccCTTCTTTCCAGTttttcctctgtcctcacctgtggACTCTACCCCTTTCTTTGACTTTGCCACCTACTTGTCAACCTTTCCCAGCCCTttcaggtgagtgtgtgtgtgtgtagtgccTCTTTGCATGGACTTTATCTCAATGCTATTGTGGCCCTTATTTCTCTACCTGTGCTCTGGACAACttctcacacactctctgagAATCCCCAGCTGATAAATCAGAGCTGTCAACACCCTTGCTGTTGGTGCATGAATGTGGATGGCCGGTCAGTCAGTCGATATCTGTGTCAGTGGTTTGGCTGAGGTGCTGCCTGCACTGTACAGTAAAAAATGGTTTCCTGTGGGGGTTTGAGGCCCCGGTCCGTTCCTCCTCCTCGCCTTCTCTCAAGGGTCCTGTCAGGCAAAGGTATTTCCCCTCTCTGATTGACTCCAGAGATGAGCTGCTAGCTGGAGGGGCTGTGTCAGTCTGTAAGTGTTTGAGAATACTTTAGGACTGTGGGAGATCACAGATATTGTATTGTATAGGATTATTATACTAAGGGACTAATGTGAATAGCATTTCTTTTGAGTATTAATAGTGTAAAGTACTAAAAGAGGAATTTTTCAGTCCCAGTTTGTCTAATTTGGTTAAGACATGTGCAGAATGGGCTCAGTATGTCAGAAGGTGTTTCCTATCATTATGTTGTGAAATCAGCAAGAGTTGGCTTTGATGTTTGGACCCAGTGTGTCGTCTCTGTGTGCATGCCAGTGTGATTAAACGCATTTCTTTGAACTTTTGTCTCATGTCAGGCTAATATTTGACCAATCTGTGCACCATGTTTAGGATTAAAGTACAAACAACTGTGTGTGCAGAAGGAGGTTTGAGGTTTCTCTCTTGTTGTAGCATGTGTCACATTAAGTCAGGACAAATAGCACATGGGACTCCACaggcacacattttttttgtattattattctttttgttACATGCCAGTGCAGGGGTTGTCAACCCTTTTGTAACTTAAGGCCCTCCTccgattgttaaaaaaaaaaacaccttcccaaataaatgagaaaaaacataaaaatacaaaaaacgagaaaacaataaagtaggctgtaaatatgtgttatgCCACTGTCGGTTTTAAAGACCCAAATAGATACTCTGCTTCCCTCACACATCACTGCCTGCCCTTATGAATCTAGAAATGAAACAGCGGTAGTTCAGGAAAACAAACCAATTGCACCTCCTCGCATTACATTGCACCatgtcatatatatttatggaaTATACATGTATGTCTGACATATTCTGATGATTGAATGGTTCATTTTGCATTTGATGGCTCATAGGAAAGAATATTTAGATATTGTGAAGACAAGGAaatttcactgaaaaacaacTCATCAACAAGCCCAAATTGTAGACAATTGTCCTTCATGTGCCAAAACACGTGCAGTTTACttgcagttttcttttaaaaattcAAACCAATCGTTCAGAGATTTTAACTTGTTGTCTTGAacaagaaacacagaaaactgtAATACTATGTAAACAACCAATACAGGCCTGGAGAtaatttatagaaaataaactttgaaaGCTTTGGACAATAACTTTTCTTCATGCTGTTAATCCGCTCGGTATTTTTCTCCTGTGCAGTCAAACTGTGGACTGGAGATAGGTCTGCCTTTGTGAGACTATCCTGTGTGCAACTCATGGTACATTACACGCAGTGAATTGCTCATTATTAGCGAGGGAATAAGGGGTGGCAGCCAGTAAAAACTCAGGCAGGGCAGTAAAACGCTTCAAATATGTAGGAGTGGAATATCATTAATTACTTTGAAACAGCTCCTGGAGTCCAGTGAGACCAGGGGGGGCAGTAAACCTCtgctaattcatttttaatggtgGAGTTCAGGTGCAGAAATGGCAGCAGGAGTAAATCACGTAAAGAAAGCTCTAATGAATAGCTGGTTATGGATGGCCTCACTacagtttgggtttttttattgtcaGGAGCTCaaattctttgtgtttttttagttgtAAGCAAGAACTTGTGGAGGTAGTTCTTATTGGGAGAAGACACGCTCACccagaaataataagaaagtaATGGTATCTTTCATAAttccattttaaatgaatgtctgGTTGCTTCACTATCTTTCTTCACCATCACTTGTAGCCTCATGCAACCTTTCTTGCTCACCCATGATTACCTCACTGTGTCCTCATAACTCTCTGTTCCTGTGTGAAATGAATTGACAGTATAGATCAAGACCGACGTcccctttaaaaacagaaaaaagtccTAATGCAAAATCTAAAGTTGTATTTGAATTAATGTTCCAACAGAAATCCAATGTAGATTTGGGGCCTAAGATGTCACTGGCAGACCGGATGAAGGTGCTTAAAGACAAGGAGGAGCAGTGGAAGAGCAGAGGCAAAGGAGCAGCCAACGACTCGGTCCAGTTCACTGTGGCTGGGCGCATGGCCAAGAAAGGTGAACCTGCAGTGTGTTTACTCAGGGTGGCCCCTAACACAAGTTGAGAATGCTTATTATCCTGCTGTGTCAGTCAGTCTTGCAAACTATCCGTGCTGCTTCATGACAAATGCATCTTTCAGGTCTTCACTTTGCTTTacaaaagtgtatatatatatatatatatatattttttttttttttttttttttttttttttttttaatggaactGACAAAGTTGacacaaagtttaaaaataaatctataacaCACTAACCAATGTGATTTTGTGTTATAACTGCATATATGCCACTTTTGCTGCATCACATTTGATCCTGTATATGGGGGTCCCATGAAGACGGGACCTAAAAATGATTCTTCAATGACGATTCATcgatgaacataaaaaaaacaagacaaatttGAATCTCACAtagtttcagttatttttctggcaaaatgccttttttgttttttatagatttttagattttttttaatgtgagaaTTTTATGCTTGTCTTTTTCATACTTGAAAGTATACTGATTATCTTTGCACTTTGGACTGTTTGTCAGATAAAACAATTAACCAGCAGataaattgataatgaaaatgattatgaGTTGCAGCCCTAAATCTTCCCCTCGTCTTCCTCCAGGTCTTGTGACAGACACCGGAAAGGAAGAGTTACCTCCTATCTCCCTCAAGAAGTCTAATGCCACGCCTGTGAAGCCACTTGAAGGTAGGAAACATTCCCCTTCAACTCACGATCAGTGTGTGAGTCATTCAGTTAATCAATAAACATATGAACCCTAACATCTGTTGTTACAGCAGATGTtgtgaatattaaaacatatttttacttgAACTGTTCCTTTGGCCGTGTGTGTCATAAGGTGCTGCTTAGTCCAgatgacatatttaaatgaaatctttCTAGTAATTTTAAAGGCATGTGAGGCCTTTTAAAACAGTATTAATGGCaaagtatttgcattttaacaCTAGTGTTCCTAACTATGATAAACCTCTGTTTGTTATTGATGGACAGAAATATCCAGTAGAACTGATGTCAAGGTGGAAGGAGATAAAAGGCTCGACAAGCTCGAGTCTTTCCTCGACAAGCTCCACAACAAAGGTACAATACccctgtttgttgttgttttccacaGAAGATGATATTTGTTTATACATTGCATTATTGTGGAGTATCTATTATACATGTCTGTCTACAAATGTGTGGATCCATATTTGTTAAATCCAATCTTAACTCTCTTTTACTGCCGCATAGACATAGTGTGTACATAAGCATTTTATAGATGAGCCTACGCACGTGAGTCCGTCAACTCACAGGACAGGATATCCAAAACATTTTGCACATGTCTGAGTCACCTTATCACCTTGTCACCTTCCATCCTTCCTGCTTCCTGCCATGATGGGTGGGTCAGGTGTGAGCAAAAGCAGGACTTCCACCGTGGAGGTGACGGCAGAGACGGAAAAAGAAGTGATGACCTTGGATGATGATGAGACGTTTGGCAATTTCTACAAATCTATGTCACCATCCACACTCCATGACTCCAGTTTGGTTTTGACGGAGGAGGACTTTAGCCTGATTCAGGCCGACTCACCAAAGTTAGTttataaaaatcattaaaataatgaattacattatttttgacAATTTGAATGACTCCTTACTTTTTTCAGGAGTCATTCTCAGGTCCTTGGTCgtttgaatgtaaaatgaccactgttttgtgtttgtatctcTTTAGACTCACCTCAGCTGTAGCAGAACACAAGCGAGCAGTACGACCAAACAGAAGGAACCAGGGCTCCAGGAATCCTCTTCGGGCTCTGGCCGCCCGCAACGACATCCGCCAGGTCTACACTGAGCAGAGGCTTAACGTGGCCTCACTGGAGACCAAGAGGATCCAAGTGGAGAGGAGTAAGACTGCTCATACTGACTCTGGCGCTATGAATGTTCTCACCAAAGCGAGACTTAAGACTCTTATTTGGCTCGACAGCTTTCAAGCATCACCAAAAGTTTAACCCACGACAAAACTTGGTTTATGAAGTATGCAGTGTGCTCTGCTGGTGTCTGAAAGTCCAATAACATAAAGGCTAAAACAATAGCAAAAactattgtgtattttttaccaaaaataCTCACTAGTTTCAGTGGTAAAACATCTCTCAGACATTAATGTGacttacattttacattcagttCAATTGCAAACAAAAAACTTTGTCTCCTGTCCCCTAAAACACAGCTCATGTTGTTTATTATCAGTGAACTCAATGCATGAAAGCAAAATATGAAGCTGGATGCAAATAAGCTGTACTCTAGAACTGATATTCAAATTTCAGTTTACTCTACTACTTGCGTATTTCCTGTATTTAGTACCTCTCAATAGATAGTATTCACAGACCAGTCTGGCCTCAGTGAACCTTTTACAGGTTACATGATAAAGAAGAGGAAGCTGTCTAGTACTGCTCACATaaaagaagtaataaaaaaacaggttcCAGCTCTTATTATCTATGCTTTAAATTTGGTCtttatttgttataaaataGCTAGATTGTCAGATAGATCAAGGAATAGTAAAGATCAGTGTGTCAATTCAACTGTGATTCTTTCTCAAAGTCACCgtcctcttcctttctcttcctcaaaGTGGCAAAACACTCCAAAACAAACCTGGCTGATGTGGCGTTGGCCGGCCTCGCAAGCAAGGAGAACTTCCGCAAGGTCAACCTGCGCAGCGTGAAATCCACCGATGTTGTGACCAACAACAGCACGCTGCCTTTCAACAAGCTCATGCTCATTCGCATCAAAGGTCAGCCAGCAACACATGcaaataacatgtttgtttcctgtaaaTATCTGTTGAAGGGGGTATGATGTATGATGCTATATCAGCCATAACCATTTATGATGAAAAGCACATTGCATAACACTTAAAACTGCTGTTAAAGTGTTATTCCTTCAGAATGTGAAGTTAATGAACCTCAAACAAATGATAGCAAAGATGGCAAAGATCTATGCCGGCGATTTATGTTTCAGATTAAAGCTACTGAGGTCTGGAAGTATAAACTGCCTTGTCATTGTCTGTAGGTCGGAGGCACGTCCAGGTGCGCCTGGTGGAGCCAACAGCCCACTCTTTAAACAGCGGCGACTGCTTCCTCCTCATAACACCGAAGCACTGCTATATGTGGAGCGGAGAGTTTGCCAACGTGATCGAGAAAGCGAAGGTAGAGAACCCTGCATACAGAATCCAGAACCAGTTGTTGGATTAGAATATTCACACAGGTGATGACGCAGAACGATGAACTCTCCACTAGAATACAGATGTGACATGTGCAATACGCTTTGTGTGGCCAGGCGTCGGAGATGGCAGCGTATGTCCAGGCCAAGAGGGACCTCGGCTGTAAGGCCTCCCAGGTGACGGTGCTGGAGGAGGGCATCAACACTGACAGCAGATGGGCCAAAGAGTTCTGGAGCCTGCTGGGAGGAAAACCCAGTACAGAGGTTCATACTCGAACATAATCTGTCTCTCCAACATCATGAcaagctgtttttatttagctCAGGCACAAACATATTACCACAAAATGAGTAATTAACGTATTTTAAACTGCAGCCCTTGTCTTATAATACGTGTTGATATTATAATgctattgttttactttagaaCACCTCAGCATTTGAAGGATTTCATTTCTTAACCCTGATGCCCTACACATATGCTTACTCTGCTTtttgtgctgtctgtgtgtgttataggGGCCGGGGAGCCAGAGGAGGATGAACTGTATGAATGCGGTGTCTTGGACTCTAATGGGGTGTACAGACTCCACGGAGAGAAACTGGTGCCTCATGAAGAAGCCTGGGCCTCCATTCCAAGTGTCACCTTGCTCGACTCTAAAGAGGTAACATGCCTACTCGCAGTAATGGGACTTCATGTGAAATTTTGATTAGTTTTAAACCTGGAAAAGTCTGGGACTTGTTTAGAAAGTGTGGAAATAGAAGGTAGAAATGATAGTCCAGACAGACATTTGAATACACATTGTATCAGTTTTTGCATGTAGTAATACCTGCCatccgtctcctctctctcttccccttgcTGCCAACACCCCACACCAGGTCTTAGTGTTTGACTTTGGCGGCGAAGTGTACGTATGGCACGGGAAAGACGTGCCTCTGGGTGACAGAAAAGTTGCAGTGAAACTGGGCAAACAGCTTTACAGCGGCAGCTTCGACTACAGCAGCTGCAGGGTCAACCCTCTAGATGCCTCCTTCGCAAATTCGGATGTGCCTCAGTGAGTGTCACATGTTTTTGTATTGTCTGAATCTATCTAATCTATCTGTCTAGCTTTTTACTTAATAAATGCAGTTTTATCTGATTATAAAGTGAGCCTTATCGGAGAGCAAAGttgtaaaatgatttgttgtGTTATTGTAGCCCCTAGTGGTTTTATCTTGCCGGTACAGCTGCATAGAGGAGacgtttttttgtgtgatttccAGGCAGGGGGAAGGTCGTCCGAGCTGGACTCTGTTTGGCCGGCTGTCAGAGCACAATGAGACCGCCCTGTTCAGAGAGAAGTTCCTGGATTGGGccgagaggaagaaggaggaagcGGCACAAGCAGATGAAATCAAGGTAGAAGAGATAAGGAATTGGGATTTTTAAATTAGCGGTGACTCTGCGTTCATGTTATATGTGAATCAGTGACAGCTTTCATTCATCTGCATGTCTTATTTTCTTGTTGGCTGCTGATCTGCAGGTATCTGACAATCAgttttaaaggaatatataAGAAACACTTCTTCTGTTGCTGTTAAATTCATTAATATCCTGACAAATGCAACACATTGGAAACCAACTAAGAATGTTTTTGTCTGCTCAGAGCCCAGTCCACTCCATTGAACGCCCCTCACTGGACTTGGAACTGCAGCCGTGTGACGCCAAGGCCCTGCTTAACAACGAGCCGCAGCCCGTGAAGACGGCTCTGGAGGGCGTGAACGTCCAGCGGGGCCACGGCCTGGTGAGGGCGGATGACGGGCGGCAGGCGGAGCTGGCTACGGTCGCTGTAGACGCCTGGCACATCAAAGAGCACGGGGAGGAGGAGCTGCCTGTTGAGAGCGTGGGCCAACTGCACGAGTGTGACACCTACATCATCCGCTGGAAGTACTCCATCACCACACTGGGTGAGTCGTGTCTTTGGCACAGAGGTAGCCtaaagaacaaacagcagacgTGTTAAAGAGGAGGTTTTAATATGGTGACAAAGTAGTAAGACCTGGTGAGAAGATTAACGGCATCGATCTGCCTGACTTCACTTTTTAGTCGTGATGGAGTGCAACTAAAGAACAGCGTTTGTGCTTAGAGGGAAGAAGCACATTTAAGTGTGGTTAACAAGGTTTGAAAGAAGAAATTCTTTAGCTTTACATTGAAGGAAGCAGAAATCCTGATTTGTATGCACTGGGTTAACTCCTGTTTTGTTCTGACAGTGGGTAAGCGACAGAAACCCGGGGAGCTAAGTGCCGGTGCTCcggggagagagaggactgCCTGTTTTTTCTGGCAAGGCAGACACTCCAGCATCAGCGAGAAAGGAACATCTGCTTTGATGACAGTGGAGCTGGGCAGCCACAGGGGGTCACAAGTGGGTATCAGTTCATCACAGCTACGTACATTcaataaaatgtcctttttaatgGTAAAGATCTCAATTAAAACCCACAGTTAGCTAGTGTTTCTTCCATTCGTCTATTAACTTTATATAAAAAGATGACTAGCTGTGTGATCAAACCTGATTTGTTGTATCTGATTGGCTGTCCAGGTGTTGGTCAGTGAGGGAAAAGAGCCTCCGTGCTTCCTGCAGCTCTTCCAGGGAGGTTTGATCATCCACAAGGGCAGTAGAGAAGATAATGCCAACcacacaggtaaaaaaaattaaaaaatgttgttgattgttttcagtgatgtacTGTATCACTGCTAGTTCCttttataaaatactatatCAAACAGTTGATCACTTTTCAATTCTTAATgccaaataaacacactgaATTATTAACCATGTCTGGTTCACGTCTCCAGCTGGCTGGCGGTTGTTCTGTGTCCGTGGTGAGGCAGAGGTGGAGGCCTCACTGGTGGAGGTAGATTGCCAGCATGCCAGTCTGCGCTCTCGAGCTAGCCTGGTGCTTCTTAATGCTCAGAATGGCGTTCTCTACTTGTGGCACGGCTGTAAAGCACATGCGGGGGCCAGGCAGGTGTCAAAAAGAGCTGCGGACAAAATAACCCAGAGGTAAGAAAAAAGGCAGATGGATTAATAGATGATCTATGGATGGACATAATGTCGTGGACCAACAGTATTTCTGTGTTTGGGTCTTCAAGGTATCCCTCAGAGTTGGGTCTGAGCAGCACCAGCAGCTTGAATgttgaggaggtggaggaaggatCTGAACCCGCGGAGTTCAAAAAGGCTCTGGGCCCGCAGGAAAAGAAGGCCTACGACTGTATGCTGCAAGGTGCGTCCTCACACCAatgaatagataaatagatCTTTATTGGCAGCTTGTGTTCGGTGTGTGAGCTGATGTGTGAcaagatgtgtgtatgtgttgtctCCAGATCCAGGGAAGTACAACTTCACACCGCGGCTGTTCCGGCTGAGCGCCAGCTCCGGGGTGTTCGAAGGGGAGGAGCGGCTGTATCCAGCCAGAGTGACGGAGGGAGTCATGGCGATGCCCTTCCTGCAGGAGAACCTCTACTCCGCACATCAGCcaggtaccacacacacacctgtagaaATGTTACATTTCAGTGAATAATATGTTAATTATTTGTCTGATGCATTCTATGAAACTAGAAATTCTTTATGGAATAAAACCACTTCTGAGATGTTAATGAGATTTAATAGCATGTTGAAGTCAATTCTCGAAAAGAAATGTATCTGAAAGATGTTTTGTCCTTGCCTGAATAAGAAGATGTACTTAATTGAATGTATTTACCAGCAACCTAAACCTATTTTCTAAAGAATATTCTCTTTGTTCGGTTTGTTGTCAGTGACTGTGCTGTAACTCCCATAGTTTGAAGTGTTGCCCACTTGGGAGTCATTTTTCCTGAAGAATAcagtgtttgttcttttttttttttatagccacCCTTAATGTGAATCTgagatattttgtaaaaaaataaaaatgaaagagcCTTGGCTGGATTCTCATCAAGGGCGCACAAAAAGAAGCATAACCAAACAAATTACAGGAACATTCAGTGACACATTGTTCCCTTTTGGGCCTTGGACTGAAACTATAACAATAAGGTGCCTGTGTGTTTCAAAGACTCTTTCACAGGTTTCTCTGTTGGTGGATATGTTCTGTTCTTACTGTCTGCCTAACATTACCTGGACCATGTTACCTCTCAGTGCTACTGGATGTACATGTAAGTGCTCTGTCGTCTTCACTTCTCCAGCCCTGTTCCTGCTGGATAACCGTATGGAGGTGTACCTGTGGCAGGGCTGGCAGCCTGACGACACAGAGTGCACCGGCTCTGCAAAGATCCGCTGGAACAGCGAGAGGAAGTGTGCCATGGAGACTGTGCTGCAGTACTGcaaaggtcagagttcacaGACAACCACTGGAGCTAAATAGTCTGTATATACAATAATTGATCCGGacattttgtcttaaaaaaatgctgctaatgcttttgttttaatgcCATGGGTATTTTGAGCACACATTACTCGTCCCCCTTACTGTAGATATCTGAGTTTTGAACTGaactcaaaaacatatttttcctaACTATGATTTATAGAGAAGAACCCTCGGCGCCCCCCTCTGGCATATCTGGTCCTAGCAGGTTGTGAACCTCTCACCTTCACCAACATCTTCCCATA from Anoplopoma fimbria isolate UVic2021 breed Golden Eagle Sablefish chromosome 5, Afim_UVic_2022, whole genome shotgun sequence carries:
- the svild gene encoding LOW QUALITY PROTEIN: supervillin (The sequence of the model RefSeq protein was modified relative to this genomic sequence to represent the inferred CDS: inserted 2 bases in 2 codons), coding for MDGIDTLQSSAPETKAERIARYKAERRRELAERYGNTDEFTSKYVRRDRKIGDTSETVSSEPKEKEKYEDNGSEQTYTRRGFRNKVVEPVEEQTHHEPADLKSDTILSSKSEAVSSVKVSSHLSLLETDTTEEPKVDEKPVDSAKRTSKMSLFKDQEGSEDGSSGRRADDRVKSQLMSSDEEESSTSPPKTESKLMEEKEAIDEPAWKEQHENASTVEEKPSSLLSDRALPLSKNRDSSPPSPPCQLASLQRQDSGSRGIKGILKKSRSTSMESDHSEGSAPDCATARQTSVTLSHPESEEEEEEEEEEKEEEEKEEEEEEEEEEIEEEEEEIEEEEIEEEVNGENDREDESLTDDITDAGCFSIDRQQEEGSSSGGSFEEMRSPSPDESLEKTSTVSEDVEDLESSLDGSQGSSLKQRLAEFSSEGEKKDRLKKSKPSESIRTSLADXFGQLQDAENAWQKKKSNVDLGPKMSLADRMKVLKDKEEQWKSRGKGAANDSVQFTVAGRMAKKGLVTDTGKEELPPISLKKSNATPVKPLEEISSRTDVKVEGDKRLDKLESFLDKLHNKGVSKSRTSTVEVTAETEKEVMTLDDDETFGNFYKSMSPSTLHDSSLVLTEEDFSLIQADSPKLTSAVAEHKRAVRPNRRNQGSRNPLRALAARNDIRQVYTEQRLNVASLETKRIQVERMAKHSKTNLADVALAGLASKENFRKVNLRSVKSTDVVTNNSTLPFNKLMLIRIKGRRHVQVRLVEPTAHSLNSGDCFLLITPKHCYMWSGEFANVIEKAKASEMAAYVQAKRDLGCKASQVTVLEEGINTDSRWAKEFWSLLGGXTQYRGAGEPEEDELYECGVLDSNGVYRLHGEKLVPHEEAWASIPSVTLLDSKEVLVFDFGGEVYVWHGKDVPLGDRKVAVKLGKQLYSGSFDYSSCRVNPLDASFANSDVPQQGEGRPSWTLFGRLSEHNETALFREKFLDWAERKKEEAAQADEIKSPVHSIERPSLDLELQPCDAKALLNNEPQPVKTALEGVNVQRGHGLVRADDGRQAELATVAVDAWHIKEHGEEELPVESVGQLHECDTYIIRWKYSITTLVGKRQKPGELSAGAPGRERTACFFWQGRHSSISEKGTSALMTVELGSHRGSQVLVSEGKEPPCFLQLFQGGLIIHKGSREDNANHTAGWRLFCVRGEAEVEASLVEVDCQHASLRSRASLVLLNAQNGVLYLWHGCKAHAGARQVSKRAADKITQRYPSELGLSSTSSLNVEEVEEGSEPAEFKKALGPQEKKAYDCMLQDPGKYNFTPRLFRLSASSGVFEGEERLYPARVTEGVMAMPFLQENLYSAHQPALFLLDNRMEVYLWQGWQPDDTECTGSAKIRWNSERKCAMETVLQYCKEKNPRRPPLAYLVLAGCEPLTFTNIFPYWEKDTSITSKTESPKNKVMLVKDALSQLSKQQYSIEELTSKSLPEGVDPLRLEDYLSDPDFKTLLEMSRVEFNALPNWKQKNLKKSKGLF